In one window of Janthinobacterium sp. 1_2014MBL_MicDiv DNA:
- a CDS encoding aspartyl/asparaginyl beta-hydroxylase domain-containing protein: MERAIMAAANTPGAPSTWLRLPLSFDVARLQGDSDQFAAAEWISHFNTDAYDKGWSCVPLHSAGGEAHHIMPIDGVAYAATPQLARCPYLQDVLGSFACDISAARLMALAPGAAIHAHRDTKTALQDGLTRIHIPIHTSPQVLFSIDGESVHFTAGHAWYMDASCLHAVHNGSATPRIHLVIDCITNAWLTALFAEAGFVPKAAAKYGDPNINDGNVRDVIARLREAATPVTLALAGELAALAGMAA; encoded by the coding sequence ATGGAGCGCGCAATAATGGCGGCCGCGAACACACCGGGCGCGCCCAGCACCTGGCTGCGCCTGCCCCTGTCCTTCGACGTGGCGCGCCTGCAAGGCGACAGCGACCAGTTCGCCGCGGCTGAATGGATCAGCCATTTCAATACGGACGCCTACGACAAGGGCTGGAGCTGCGTGCCGCTGCACTCGGCAGGCGGCGAGGCGCACCACATCATGCCCATCGATGGCGTCGCGTACGCCGCCACGCCGCAGCTGGCGCGCTGCCCCTATCTGCAGGACGTGCTGGGCAGCTTTGCCTGCGACATCAGCGCCGCGCGCTTGATGGCGCTGGCGCCTGGCGCCGCCATCCACGCCCACCGCGACACCAAAACGGCGCTGCAGGACGGCCTCACGCGCATCCACATCCCCATCCACACCTCGCCGCAAGTGCTGTTCAGCATTGATGGCGAGAGCGTGCACTTCACGGCAGGCCACGCCTGGTACATGGATGCCAGCTGCCTGCACGCCGTACACAACGGCAGTGCGACGCCGCGCATCCATCTGGTCATCGACTGCATCACCAACGCCTGGCTGACGGCCCTGTTCGCCGAAGCGGGCTTCGTGCCGAAGGCGGCCGCCAAATATGGCGATCCCAACATCAACGATGGCAATGTGCGCGATGTCATCGCCCGCCTGCGCGAGGCCGCTACGCCCGTCACCCTGGCGCTGGCCGGCGAACTGGCGGCACTGGCCGGCATGGCGGCATGA
- a CDS encoding GNAT family N-acetyltransferase yields the protein MHTLPFSALASLPAPYRLRAQRDDDDDFAAALYGSTRDDLRQMPAAPALIEQLIAMQRTMQSHGYRQTYPQAVYLVLEHGDTPIGRLIIEQQGDVLHLIDIAIVPAARGHGAGSAVLRGLQAQAAQHRLHIHLAVNKSNGAARKLYQQLGFHLRGENEVQEQLAWSAQ from the coding sequence ATGCACACCCTGCCGTTTTCCGCCCTCGCCAGCTTGCCCGCCCCGTATCGATTGCGCGCCCAGCGCGACGATGACGATGACTTTGCCGCCGCGCTATACGGTTCCACGCGCGACGACCTGCGCCAGATGCCGGCCGCCCCCGCCCTGATCGAGCAACTGATCGCCATGCAACGCACCATGCAAAGCCACGGTTATCGCCAGACGTATCCGCAAGCCGTCTACCTGGTGCTGGAACATGGCGACACGCCCATCGGCCGCCTGATCATCGAGCAACAGGGCGACGTGCTGCACCTGATCGATATCGCCATCGTGCCCGCGGCGCGCGGCCACGGTGCCGGCAGCGCCGTGCTGCGCGGCCTGCAGGCGCAAGCCGCGCAGCACCGGCTGCACATCCACCTTGCCGTCAACAAAAGCAACGGCGCCGCGCGCAAGCTGTACCAGCAGCTGGGATTTCACCTGCGCGGCGAAAACGAGGTACAGGAACAGCTGGCATGGAGCGCGCAATAA
- a CDS encoding sugar dehydrogenase complex small subunit yields the protein MNHPGSEPSAASPSISRISRRHALIGLAALLAQAGFWSNPLFAAMPAPASAPAAGLAPGSMLFYTLSQTITGHRDLSVGTAARIEQAMRTNVPGFADHLPRLGALLVTGQEAKTLLAAATATAADERLRELALAIVAAWYTGTVAGNAAQGTQSIVVAYAEALMYRTVADGQVVPTYCNYGPLWWLKAPPAVRVAAPVAPKPVPAPATTGTPEPKGKQAK from the coding sequence ATGAACCATCCAGGCAGCGAACCATCTGCAGCATCCCCCTCCATTTCCAGAATCAGCCGTCGCCACGCCCTGATCGGCCTGGCCGCCTTATTGGCGCAGGCCGGTTTCTGGAGCAATCCATTGTTCGCCGCCATGCCGGCGCCGGCCAGCGCGCCTGCCGCCGGCCTGGCGCCGGGCAGCATGCTGTTCTACACGCTGTCGCAGACGATCACCGGGCACCGCGATTTGTCCGTCGGCACGGCGGCGCGCATCGAGCAAGCCATGCGCACGAATGTGCCCGGCTTTGCCGACCACTTGCCGCGCCTGGGCGCGCTGCTCGTCACGGGCCAGGAAGCGAAAACCCTGCTGGCCGCCGCCACCGCCACCGCCGCCGACGAGCGCTTGCGCGAGCTGGCACTGGCCATCGTCGCCGCCTGGTACACGGGCACCGTGGCCGGCAACGCGGCGCAGGGCACGCAGTCCATCGTCGTCGCGTATGCGGAAGCACTGATGTACCGCACGGTGGCCGATGGGCAAGTGGTGCCCACGTATTGCAATTACGGCCCCCTGTGGTGGCTGAAGGCGCCGCCGGCCGTGCGCGTTGCCGCCCCCGTGGCGCCGAAACCCGTGCCCGCCCCGGCCACCACCGGCACTCCCGAACCGAAAGGCAAGCAAGCAAAATGA
- a CDS encoding GMC family oxidoreductase encodes MKSPQFKSNGDVVADVVIVGSGVVGAMMADQLAAQGHSVIMLEAGLRIERGQAVENWRNMPFENRVGSDFQGLYPQADNAPAPLYFPKNNYVELSGPSGSSFQQGYLRTVGGTTWHWAASCWRHLPSDMRMKSDYGVGRDWAISYDELEPYYCRAEQEMGVAGPNDPALQSPSERSAPYPMDMVPWGYGDKRFAEVVNPHGYRSVPIPQGRSTRPWQGRPTCCGNNNCQPICPIGAMYNGIHHVERAELKGAGVLAEAVVYRIDTDQNNRVTAVHWYDAKKQSHMATGKAFVIACNGIETPRLLLLAANQNNPNGIANSSDQVGRNMMDHSGFHCTFLANEPIWTGRGPAQSSCLVGPRDGAFRAQYSANKMILNNITRVGPATQQSLKLGLVGKDLDDEIRRRAAFGVDLSISLEPLPEAHNRLTLSKTRKDPLGLACPDIYYDVGDYVRNGAKAAHAQLEHIGKLFGAVEFNITSSLNANNHIMGGVIMGSNRADSVVDGNCRAHDHANLWLPGGGAMPSASVVNTTLSMAALGLRAADDIARTLAREAA; translated from the coding sequence ATGAAATCTCCCCAATTCAAGAGTAATGGCGACGTCGTCGCCGATGTCGTCATCGTCGGTAGCGGCGTGGTCGGCGCCATGATGGCCGACCAGCTGGCCGCGCAAGGCCATTCCGTGATCATGCTGGAAGCAGGCCTGCGCATCGAGCGGGGGCAAGCCGTGGAAAACTGGCGCAACATGCCGTTCGAGAACCGCGTCGGTTCCGACTTCCAGGGCCTGTATCCGCAGGCGGACAACGCGCCCGCGCCCCTGTATTTTCCGAAGAATAACTACGTGGAATTGTCCGGCCCCAGCGGCAGCAGTTTCCAGCAGGGCTATCTGCGCACGGTGGGCGGCACCACCTGGCACTGGGCCGCGTCGTGCTGGCGCCACCTGCCGTCGGACATGCGCATGAAAAGCGATTACGGGGTAGGGCGCGACTGGGCCATTTCCTATGACGAGCTGGAACCGTACTATTGCCGCGCCGAGCAGGAAATGGGCGTGGCCGGTCCCAACGATCCTGCCCTGCAGTCGCCCAGCGAACGCAGCGCGCCGTACCCGATGGACATGGTGCCCTGGGGCTATGGCGACAAGCGCTTCGCCGAAGTGGTCAACCCGCACGGCTACCGTTCCGTGCCGATTCCGCAAGGGCGCTCGACGCGTCCGTGGCAGGGCCGTCCCACTTGCTGCGGCAATAATAATTGCCAGCCGATCTGCCCCATCGGCGCCATGTACAACGGCATCCACCACGTGGAACGGGCCGAGCTGAAAGGCGCGGGCGTGCTGGCCGAGGCCGTCGTCTACCGCATCGACACGGACCAGAACAACCGCGTGACGGCCGTGCACTGGTATGACGCCAAGAAACAGTCGCACATGGCGACGGGCAAGGCCTTCGTCATCGCCTGCAACGGCATCGAGACGCCGCGTTTGCTGCTGCTGGCGGCCAACCAGAATAATCCGAACGGCATCGCCAACAGTTCCGACCAGGTGGGCCGCAACATGATGGACCATTCCGGTTTCCACTGTACCTTCCTCGCCAATGAGCCGATCTGGACGGGCCGCGGTCCGGCGCAGAGCAGCTGCCTGGTGGGGCCGCGCGACGGCGCCTTCCGCGCGCAGTATTCGGCCAACAAGATGATCCTGAACAATATCACCAGGGTCGGGCCTGCTACCCAGCAGTCGCTGAAACTGGGCCTGGTGGGCAAGGACCTCGATGACGAGATCCGCCGCCGCGCCGCGTTCGGCGTGGACTTGTCGATCAGCCTGGAACCCTTGCCCGAAGCGCATAATCGCTTGACCTTGAGCAAGACGCGCAAGGACCCGCTGGGCCTGGCCTGTCCCGACATTTATTACGACGTGGGCGACTATGTGCGCAATGGCGCCAAGGCCGCGCACGCGCAGCTCGAGCACATCGGCAAGCTGTTCGGTGCCGTCGAGTTCAACATCACCAGCAGCCTGAACGCGAATAACCACATCATGGGTGGCGTGATCATGGGTTCGAACCGCGCCGATTCCGTCGTCGACGGCAATTGCCGCGCGCACGACCACGCCAACCTGTGGCTGCCCGGCGGCGGCGCCATGCCGTCGGCCAGCGTTGTCAACACGACCCTCAGCATGGCCGCGCTCGGCTTGCGCGCGGCCGACGACATCGCCCGTACGCTGGCAAGGGAGGCCGCATGA
- a CDS encoding c-type cytochrome, whose translation MMRRLPLHLSFVLGLALLAGGAIAAVPASVPASAPPVTLTPDRPAAPAAVAAAGPDARLERGRYLAIAADCMACHTAAGGKPYAGGYAIDSPLGTIYATNITPSKKGGIGHYSEAEFARALREGVRADGSHLYPAMPYTSYAQLTDADVGDLYYYFMQAVQPVDEPARQTALPFPFNVRLSMLGWNTLFLDNKRFVPDPGKSAQINRGAYLAEGLAHCSACHTPRNMLMAEVGSQSLAGAALGSWHAPNITSDKVSGIGAWTDAELTAYLKTGHVEGKGQAAGGMAEAIQNSLQFLRDDDVAAIVAWLRTVPPVRAPGQARAAFSYGSAASEEAVLRGTASSTEHHSLNSGAVLFSGYCASCHSASGAGSTGQAYPALFHNTATGGATPANLVSAILFGVERKIEGEEHEAFMPRFDRRSYVQPLTDEQIASIANYVLKQYGNPDVTVTPAYVAQARSGGDKPVLARMQPFMLPGGVVGILLLIALFVWLRRRRQRNA comes from the coding sequence ATGATGCGCCGCCTGCCTCTGCACCTCTCCTTTGTCCTCGGCCTGGCGTTGCTGGCCGGCGGCGCCATCGCTGCCGTGCCCGCATCCGTGCCGGCCTCGGCGCCGCCCGTCACCCTGACGCCGGACCGTCCGGCCGCGCCTGCTGCAGTCGCTGCCGCCGGCCCCGATGCGCGCCTGGAGCGCGGGCGCTACCTGGCCATCGCCGCCGACTGCATGGCGTGCCATACGGCCGCCGGCGGCAAGCCGTATGCAGGCGGCTACGCCATCGACTCGCCGCTGGGCACGATTTACGCGACGAATATCACGCCGTCGAAAAAAGGCGGCATCGGCCACTACAGCGAGGCCGAGTTTGCGCGCGCGCTGCGCGAAGGCGTGCGGGCCGACGGCAGCCACCTGTATCCGGCCATGCCCTACACCAGCTACGCGCAGCTGACGGATGCGGACGTGGGCGACCTGTATTACTACTTCATGCAGGCCGTCCAGCCGGTCGACGAGCCGGCGCGCCAGACGGCCCTGCCATTCCCGTTCAATGTGCGCCTGTCCATGCTGGGCTGGAATACCTTGTTCCTCGACAATAAGCGCTTCGTGCCCGATCCGGGCAAGAGCGCGCAGATCAACCGCGGCGCCTACCTGGCCGAAGGGCTGGCGCACTGCAGCGCCTGCCACACGCCGCGCAATATGCTGATGGCCGAAGTGGGCAGCCAGAGCCTGGCCGGCGCTGCGCTCGGTTCCTGGCATGCGCCCAACATCACGTCGGACAAGGTCAGCGGCATCGGCGCCTGGACGGATGCGGAACTCACGGCTTACCTGAAGACGGGTCACGTGGAAGGCAAGGGCCAGGCGGCGGGCGGCATGGCCGAAGCCATCCAGAACAGCCTGCAATTCCTGCGCGACGACGACGTGGCCGCCATCGTCGCGTGGCTGCGCACGGTGCCGCCCGTGCGCGCGCCGGGGCAGGCCAGGGCCGCCTTCAGCTACGGCAGCGCGGCCAGCGAGGAAGCCGTGCTGCGCGGCACGGCCAGTTCCACCGAGCACCATTCGCTGAACAGCGGCGCCGTGCTGTTTTCCGGCTATTGCGCCAGCTGCCATTCGGCCAGCGGCGCCGGCAGCACGGGCCAGGCCTATCCGGCCCTGTTCCACAATACGGCCACGGGCGGCGCCACGCCGGCGAATCTGGTGTCGGCCATCCTGTTCGGCGTCGAGCGCAAGATCGAGGGTGAAGAGCACGAAGCGTTCATGCCCCGTTTCGACCGGCGTTCGTACGTGCAGCCGTTGACGGACGAGCAGATCGCGTCGATCGCCAACTACGTGCTGAAGCAGTACGGCAACCCGGACGTGACGGTGACGCCCGCCTACGTGGCGCAGGCGCGCAGCGGCGGCGACAAGCCCGTGCTGGCGCGCATGCAGCCGTTCATGCTGCCGGGCGGCGTGGTGGGCATCTTGCTGCTGATCGCGCTGTTCGTGTGGCTGCGCCGGCGCCGCCAGCGCAATGCTTGA
- a CDS encoding GtrA family protein, which yields MSHSLHHQFLRFAAVGASGTAVQYSVLWGGVEWAGISAAAASGIGYILGSVVNYILNYFFTFKSDKGHGEAASKYFTLLGIGWCINTGLMWLLVHQLGWYYWLAQVLATGIGLVWNFAGSRWWAFKPAGAAGK from the coding sequence ATGTCCCATTCCCTGCATCACCAATTTTTACGTTTCGCCGCCGTCGGCGCTTCCGGCACGGCCGTGCAATACAGCGTGCTGTGGGGCGGCGTGGAATGGGCTGGCATCAGCGCCGCCGCCGCTTCCGGCATCGGCTACATCCTCGGTTCCGTCGTCAACTACATCCTCAATTACTTTTTTACTTTTAAAAGTGACAAGGGGCACGGCGAAGCGGCCAGCAAGTATTTCACCTTGCTGGGCATCGGCTGGTGCATCAATACGGGGCTGATGTGGCTGCTGGTGCACCAGCTGGGCTGGTATTACTGGCTGGCGCAGGTGCTGGCGACGGGCATCGGACTGGTCTGGAATTTTGCGGGCAGCCGCTGGTGGGCGTTCAAGCCGGCCGGCGCGGCGGGAAAGTAG
- a CDS encoding NCS2 family permease — protein MQFLERYFKLKDNGTNVRTELLAGLTTFLTMAYIIFVNPSILGDAGMPKDSVFVATCLAAAIGTLIMGLYANYPIALAPGMGLNAYFSYTVVKGMGMSWEVALGAVFISGCLFILVSLFKVREMIINSIPPALRTAITVGIGLFLAIISLKSAGVVVSNPATIIALGDLHQAAPILAILGFFIIVALDRLKVPGAILIGILAITVASFFFGGNQFNGIVSTPPAIEPTLFKLDIMGALSIGIVNVVLVFFLVELFDATGTLMGVANRAGLLKDGKMERMNKALLADSTAIAAGACLGTSSTTAFVESAAGVQAGGRTGLTAVAVALLFLGSLFFAPLAHTVPPYATAPALLYVACLMLRELTFIDWDDSTESIPAAITALMMPFTYSVASGVAFGFITYAVLKLLTGKGKQVSVVAYIIAAIFLFKFIYLGE, from the coding sequence ATGCAGTTCCTGGAACGCTATTTCAAATTGAAGGACAACGGGACCAATGTGCGCACGGAGCTGCTGGCCGGCCTGACCACATTCCTGACGATGGCCTACATCATCTTCGTCAACCCGTCCATCCTCGGCGACGCCGGCATGCCGAAAGACTCCGTCTTCGTCGCCACCTGCCTGGCGGCCGCCATCGGCACCCTGATCATGGGCCTGTACGCGAATTACCCGATCGCGCTGGCGCCGGGCATGGGCTTGAACGCGTATTTTTCGTACACCGTGGTCAAGGGCATGGGCATGAGCTGGGAAGTGGCGCTGGGCGCCGTCTTCATTTCCGGTTGCCTGTTCATCCTGGTCAGCCTGTTCAAGGTGCGCGAGATGATCATCAACAGCATCCCGCCCGCGCTGCGCACGGCGATTACCGTCGGTATCGGCCTGTTCCTGGCGATCATTTCGCTGAAAAGCGCCGGCGTGGTGGTGTCGAATCCGGCCACCATCATCGCCCTGGGCGACTTGCACCAGGCGGCGCCCATCCTGGCCATCCTCGGTTTCTTCATCATCGTCGCGCTGGACCGCCTGAAAGTGCCGGGCGCCATCCTGATCGGCATTCTTGCCATCACCGTCGCCAGCTTCTTCTTCGGCGGCAACCAGTTCAACGGCATCGTCTCGACGCCGCCCGCCATCGAGCCGACCCTGTTCAAGCTCGACATCATGGGCGCGCTGTCGATCGGCATCGTCAACGTGGTGCTGGTGTTTTTCCTGGTAGAACTGTTTGACGCGACAGGCACCCTGATGGGCGTAGCCAACCGTGCCGGCTTGTTGAAAGACGGCAAGATGGAGCGCATGAACAAGGCCTTGCTGGCCGACAGCACGGCGATCGCTGCCGGCGCCTGCCTGGGCACGTCGAGCACCACGGCCTTCGTGGAAAGCGCGGCCGGTGTGCAGGCGGGCGGCCGCACGGGCTTGACGGCCGTGGCCGTTGCGCTGCTGTTCCTGGGCAGCCTGTTCTTCGCCCCGCTGGCGCACACGGTGCCGCCGTACGCGACGGCGCCCGCGCTGCTGTACGTGGCTTGTTTGATGCTGCGCGAACTGACCTTCATCGACTGGGATGACAGCACGGAAAGCATTCCGGCCGCCATCACGGCGCTGATGATGCCATTTACCTATTCCGTGGCCAGCGGCGTGGCCTTTGGCTTCATCACCTACGCCGTATTGAAACTGTTGACGGGCAAGGGCAAACAAGTGTCGGTGGTGGCTTACATCATCGCGGCCATCTTCCTGTTCAAGTTCATTTATCTGGGCGAATAG
- a CDS encoding GntR family transcriptional regulator: protein MDKPGSGDSSPEIAGHIAAAIVARQLPPGTRLREEALCRLYGVSRTKIRAALLILSKDKLIRMVPDKGAFVSQPSEAEARDIFAARRIVEAGVARAFVARAKPADYRMLERHLKAERLALAQATPLRSQLLGDFHVLLADIAGNAVLRDIVRELVGRSSLITMLYQSSHDAACSCDEHGRFLEAARSGDADLATRLMLEHLTHVEAALRFDGSAGGDRKDLVAALLM, encoded by the coding sequence ATGGACAAGCCCGGCAGCGGCGACAGCTCGCCCGAGATCGCCGGGCATATCGCGGCGGCCATCGTGGCGCGCCAGCTGCCGCCCGGCACCCGGCTGCGCGAAGAGGCGCTGTGCCGGCTGTATGGCGTCAGCCGCACGAAGATCCGCGCCGCCCTGCTGATCCTGTCGAAAGACAAACTGATACGCATGGTGCCCGACAAGGGCGCCTTCGTCAGCCAGCCCAGCGAGGCGGAGGCGCGCGACATTTTCGCCGCGCGGCGCATCGTCGAGGCGGGCGTGGCGCGCGCCTTCGTCGCGCGGGCCAAGCCTGCCGACTACAGGATGCTGGAGCGGCACCTGAAGGCGGAGCGCCTGGCGCTGGCCCAGGCCACGCCGCTGCGTTCGCAACTGCTGGGCGACTTCCACGTGCTGCTGGCCGACATCGCCGGCAATGCCGTCCTGCGCGATATCGTGCGCGAACTGGTGGGGCGCAGCTCCCTCATCACCATGCTGTACCAGTCCAGCCACGACGCGGCCTGCTCGTGCGACGAACATGGCCGCTTTCTCGAGGCGGCGCGCAGCGGCGACGCGGACCTGGCGACGCGCCTGATGCTGGAGCACCTGACGCATGTGGAGGCGGCATTGCGCTTCGACGGCAGCGCCGGCGGTGACAGGAAAGACCTGGTGGCGGCCCTGCTGATGTGA
- a CDS encoding alpha/beta fold hydrolase codes for MPILNLNTEDDVYYELIDGDPAKPCLVFLHEGLGCCAMWKDFPAQLCQATGCRGLLYDRLGYGQSSPLTLRRQIHYLHDYALRELPQVLAALIPGQDHFLIGHSDGGSIALIYAAQQPPRLRGIITEAAHVFVEGMTLDGIRTADAAFGAGKLRALAKYHGDKTETIFKAWSETWLSYGFQFWNIEYLLPSVECPALVVQGSEDQYGSAAQVDAIVAQALNAMPAMVEQCGHTPHQEQPQALLALMEGFLRGRLEASHHPRT; via the coding sequence ATGCCGATACTGAACCTGAACACCGAAGACGATGTCTACTATGAGCTGATCGATGGCGACCCTGCCAAGCCCTGCCTGGTCTTCCTGCACGAGGGACTCGGTTGCTGCGCGATGTGGAAGGATTTTCCGGCGCAGCTGTGCCAGGCCACGGGCTGCCGCGGCTTGCTGTATGACCGCCTCGGCTACGGACAGTCGTCGCCGCTGACCTTGCGCCGCCAGATCCATTATTTGCACGACTATGCGCTGCGCGAGTTGCCGCAGGTGCTGGCCGCCCTGATTCCGGGACAGGATCATTTCCTCATCGGCCACTCCGATGGCGGCAGCATCGCCCTGATCTATGCGGCGCAGCAGCCGCCACGCTTGCGCGGCATCATCACCGAGGCGGCGCACGTGTTCGTCGAAGGCATGACGCTCGACGGTATCCGCACGGCCGACGCGGCGTTCGGCGCCGGCAAGCTGCGCGCGCTGGCGAAATACCACGGGGACAAGACGGAGACCATCTTCAAGGCCTGGTCCGAGACTTGGCTCAGCTATGGTTTCCAGTTCTGGAACATCGAATACCTGCTGCCGTCCGTCGAGTGCCCGGCGCTGGTGGTACAGGGCAGTGAAGACCAGTATGGCAGCGCGGCCCAGGTCGACGCCATCGTGGCGCAGGCGCTGAACGCCATGCCGGCCATGGTCGAGCAGTGCGGCCACACGCCGCACCAGGAGCAGCCGCAAGCGCTGCTGGCGCTGATGGAAGGCTTTTTGCGTGGCCGCCTGGAGGCGTCCCATCACCCGAGGACATGA
- a CDS encoding VOC family protein, protein MISHLDHLVLTTRDKAACIDFYTRVLGMRLETFGAGRHAFKFGAQKINLHEAGREFLPKAELPTPGALDLCFIAAVPLDAFIAHLASLGVAIEEGPVARTGANWPIRSVYLRDPDGNLIEVSERA, encoded by the coding sequence ATGATTTCCCACCTGGACCACCTGGTACTGACGACCCGCGACAAGGCGGCGTGCATCGATTTCTATACGCGCGTGCTGGGCATGCGGCTGGAAACCTTTGGCGCCGGGCGCCACGCGTTCAAGTTCGGCGCGCAGAAAATCAACCTGCACGAAGCGGGCAGGGAATTCCTGCCCAAGGCGGAACTGCCGACGCCCGGCGCGCTGGACCTGTGCTTCATCGCCGCCGTGCCGCTCGATGCCTTCATCGCCCACCTGGCCAGCCTGGGCGTGGCCATCGAGGAGGGCCCGGTGGCCCGCACGGGCGCCAACTGGCCCATCCGTTCCGTCTACCTGCGCGACCCCGACGGCAACCTGATCGAAGTGTCCGAACGCGCCTGA